The Phalacrocorax carbo chromosome 2, bPhaCar2.1, whole genome shotgun sequence region TAAAGCGAGCAGAGAGGTGAACAGTAGCAGGGGATGAGAGGGGAGGTGCAGGAATATAGACTGTTGGGAAGGTGTTTGCAtggagccaaaaaaaaaaaagttataaatagGAGGGGGGAAGCAGGTGAGGAGAGGAAGGCATGGTTAGATGTATGGGGTGAGGTATGGAGGATTTTGAGTAGCAGTAATTTCCTGTCTTCCTAAAAGATCTAGAggcaggaaggggaggagagatCATTCCCTTGCTTCTTAGGattgtgttttaatttcaaTGTAGGCAACAAGCAGCACAAACTCCCTTAAAACACTagttttccaaaacagaagCTATTGCTGTGGGAGACAATCTAGCATGTTTTCCTACTGCTGGATTCACTTGATCTGTTTTTGGTGAGATAATCCAGATGACTCTTTGTAACCAGATTGCACAGACTTTCAGCTGGATGTGCTAATGCTCTTGGAGTCAGTGTGGTCTTTGGTACTTGCAGGCCTTCCAGAATGGCTTTTGCAGTGGCAAGCTCTGTAATCCCTGAAGGGTCTGCAGACAGAGAACACGATCAGGTGTCAGAGGCCAAGCCTACAGGGGGTTGTAGAGTGTCAGaggaaaatgcagtttaaattGTGAGTTTTCCTTCAGTATAGGCATAGGTAATTAAGAGGCTAAATAGCAATTTTACAAAAAGGTATGGCATTCTTAACTGTTTGAtgttaagaaaaggaaataggTTGATgtataaaacaataattttctgATTGTGAGACATGAGTTGTAATCCTCTTCTTTTAGTGCTGTAATGCTGTGCTTTGGTTTGAGTGTTagactgaaacttttttttctgtcctaaaTTTCTGTCATAAAATAGTGTATTGGGAAACCTGTAGGAACTATATTATGTTTGTGTAGAAAACAGAGGTAAATACCTGGGAAAATGTGGTACGGATTTCATAAATGCAAAATggggttttgttgctttctgtATGCTTCCTTCTCAGTGTACTCCAGGGTAACTTAGCATTTACAAATGTTCAGCCCATGTAGCAGTGTGCCTCTAGAGGACAAGTGTTCTGGACACaaatacaagcagaaaacaTACTGTTTTGCAAAGAATTTGTGAAACGGAGCTTTACCTCAGTAAAGCCTTTCAGTAACTTGATGAAGGTCATATCATAGGTCATAGAATACCTACAACTATttacagactcacagaatcttttttcccctgacttTTCAGTTGGTTGTGATGTGGCTATATCAAGCCTCACAACAAAATCATAGTGGTGGTCTCACTGCACGTTAATGAATTTTTGGATTCCCAGACCAAACAGTAGTATGGAGTGCCATCACAAGCTGGTGAAATGAGGATGGAATTTTATCTGATTAATTACTATAGTACTACTAAGGGAACATTAAATAAGTCCTCAACGTGTCCaaattatatatttgtatacatatatacacatacatacagtCATCCTCTCTCCTTACaatcctggttttttttcccttctattttaagattttttaaatttcatttattttttactatCTATAAAGCTATTTTACCTCTTTAATAGAGAATTAGTTCTGGGAACCTACAACCATTCCAGCATGCAGTCTCTGTGCAAACTGGTCTCTTTGCAAATTAGAACAGAATTCCTTAATTCTGGAAAACTGTATGTTTAAGTGTGAGCTATAGAGATTCAAAATGGGAAATCTTTTGCTGGAAAATCTGTTTGTTGCATTAAAAGGGGTTTAAAGTGATCTTACTGCAAGCACTAAGGACTGAGAATAAAAACCTTTTGAGTGAGTGCATcataataatacaaataatattgttctccttcctttccctgaaGCTGTGAAGGCAAAAGTTGAGGAAGACCATAGGGGTGTTTGGGATTCGTACAGAGGAGTTTGTCAGAGCTTTGATTTCTGTATTTggaaggggaagaggcagcAATGTGAGTGGATGCGCATCCTCATCACTCCCTTCGCAGCGCTCCACCGCTTCGTCTGAAGTGATGGTGTTTTGTTCCTAAGCTCCTTCTCCAGGCTTCTCATCTGTCTTAATGTccaggcacaaaacagcagcttACTTCTAGTTCTGTGATAACTGTGACTTTCTAGCTAGAGTGGTCCCAGTTACTAGAGGCAAAGAGGTTGAGCAGGGTACGGGGAAGAATTTGTACTTGCAGTTCAACCTTTTTCTCCACTGTTGCTGAGCTTGCTTGTTGCCATGACTGCTCCCAGTGTGCAGATAATGGGCATTTTTTAAGGTGATCCAGAGAGCGGTGAGCGAGGGAGCCTCTGCATTGGTCTAGAGCACCTCCAGCGCTTCCAGAGTTTCAGTGCCACCTGATCAAGAGAGAGTAGAGGGCACATGGACTCCTGTGCAGAGGTTGTGTAGGAACCACTGGTTGGGATGTAGTGTTCTGCACCTTGGTTTCTGTCAGAGTAGTGGGATGCATTGTTCTCAATGTTTCTGGTCTCCTATTATAGCAGCAGTTGCAATTATATTGAGCTTTAAGACAACTTGATAGAACAAAACAGCCAGTAAAATGTCTCTGGTTTCCTGTATGCCATAGTATTCGGGGAGTGTGACTTTGGTGTCTTCTCAACAGTTTTCTTTGTGCACTGGCACAAAAAGGCTGTATATTAATGTTGGCTGCTATCTGGCAGACACATGATGATCTGACTTCTAATGGTTTATTCATCTTAAGGGCTGCTGAGGAGTGACTCTATACCTGAGGTTGGAGAGGATGCTGCTGCTACAGTTGATATGGCAGAAACACTCACAGAAGAAGAACAGGATGAGCTAAGAAAAGAGCTTGCTAAGGTAAATCTCTTGTAAATAGCTCTTAAACTGTTCTTGGGTATGAAAATCTGGGATAATGCTGTCTTTGAACATACAGTTAATGGTTTACATATTTATTCTGTGTCTAAAGCCGGGTATAGCACTCGGAGGGAAGGTGTCAAGGAGAAAAGAACAGCCAGTTCTAGCTATCGGGAATTAAGATTGAAGGGCTGAGTGTACAGATCTTAAACCAAGATGCATAAATGCctaaccctttttttcctcaagtgaGAAGAGGGTAAATAAGCTGTCAAAGAGAACGTGGTTGGAAGCCAAAACCAAGTATTGTCTCAACTGGTATGGAGTAACTAAAGCTGTTGTTTTCATGAAGGAAGCTTCATAGTAATATCTGTTTTGCTAATATCTAACAATGTAACTGTTCTTGTCCATAGTTCATATAGCAGAAATTTTCTTTAAGACTGAGTTAAAGTAGTGTTTTTTGAAGGACAGTCAAGCCTGATACATGCATTTCAAAGTTGTTGAAGTCAACCTTTTTTGAGTCaccagtttttttttcttttgtagctCTATGTGACTTTAGGACCCTAATAAAAGGCACTAACGTAAGCCTAAGGTTGGCAAACAAAGGTTAGCTGTGAAATAAGCACATTGAACGCAGTCTTGGTTTTGGTCGTCCAGAGTATTATTTCATGCCAAACCAATCAGCTGCAGATGGTGAGGGAAATTTGGCCCTGCTAAGGTACGTCACGCTGGACTTTGGAGAGGTATCTAGAACAAAGGTGCATCGAAGATACTGGTATTTCCTCAAAGGAGCTTAAATGAGTGGGCAGCCTGATGCTCTAAAGTAGCGTGGTCCAGTCTGGATGAGGAAGTAGGACTAGATATATGCTTTCGCCTTTGTACGTATGGCCTTAGTGCCTCTGTCACGTCTATATTGCCCACAGAATGGCATAGTAAAACTGTTTTGACATCTCTGGTCATGATCTGGTCGTGGTTTTGTGAGAGGCCTAAGTGACCATCTGTGtaaaaaaggaagcatacaAACAATAGTTTTCTACTTGCTTAAAAGGTgctgtgtttttggttttgtgttcttttggtgggtggtttggttttttttaactgctccGTCTGCTGCCATTTCCATCCCTGCTCTGGGGAGAGCACTCCTGTGGCTGGATCCAGCCTGCAGTTGCTGCCTTAAGCCACAAAGCAACCTTTCTGTTCAAGCAAGGAGACAAAACTTGTGTATGGATCAGACTTGCTCCGAGCTTCCTGATACTGGTCATGCATTGGTATCTCTGCTGACGTGGAAGGAGAATACAGGCTTGGCTATTGTCCCAGGTTTGACTAATCTTCAAGCTTCACATAGCTAATGTTGTCTAAAGGTAATGTTTTCTAACCATACAGTCTTCTAGTTATCAACTTCCTCATGCATATTCCAGTAACAGAGCTAGCTGCAGGTAGATTACTTCTTAGTAGCTCTTGTTGTAGACTATGTTGGATTTCCTTTTTAGTATTTAGAAACAACTGAGAGGCAATGTTAAAAATGTGTTAACCCTCCCATTACTGATGCCTCGTAgatgttttaataaatacacAGTTAAATGGCTGGGTATATTGCTTGTTAACTTACCTCTCATCaactctgctgctgcaggtggaAGAGGAAATCCAAACGCTCTCACAAGTGCTAGCTGCCAAAGAGAAGCATCTAGCAGAAATCAAGAGAAAGCTGGGAATCAACTCATTACAGGAACTAAGGCAGAACATTACCAAAAGCTGGCAAGATGTTACATCGACCACAGTGTATGTACCAGTTCATGATGATTGTCTCATCTGTTGAGGTGAAAACTGTAGTTCTTGTCATGTCTAAACCCTCTGTTCTTGTGAGGTGAGTGCAGATAACACAAAGTTAAGTTGCACTGAAACTTACCTGGATAAATCATCAtagatttctttaaataagGCTGCTATTAGCTGTATCATCTTAGGCAAAATAAGAATGAGTGACCATAATATGGGCGTTTCTAATACACTTTTTGTCTGACAGGTCGCAGATACCATTACTGAGATACCAAGGTGTCCTAAGTCCAACAGAATACCCTTCTTTTCCTGCCTGAAAAATTGTTGTAAACTGAACTCATGCATGAAGAGTGCAAAGCTACAGTTAATGTTCTTGCCAAACACAACTGTTAGTTTAAAGTCTAGAGTGAACTGCCTTCTGCAGTAAATGACTACACAGAATTTAAGAGGATGTACCTCAAATGTTTTATGGAGAAGTTTACTGACGTTCGGTATAAGATTTTTAGATGCTTGGCACAAAAAATAGAcctctgttctttttcagtgtGTGCTCATGGTGTtcttgggttggttttttttgttttgtttggtttttttttaatgtgtggtttttattgttggttttggttgggtgtggtggtttgggttttttggggtgtggggtgtgtgtgtttttagtCCTACAATACTGGATAGCATCTGTTCTGGGGGTGGGGTAGTAGGTGTGTGTTGGTGAACCTGATCTGAAGTCTGAGGTGGCAAAGATGCTGTAGCCAGAAGGGACTGCAATGGCTCAAAATAATGTATTCGGTGGCTTGTCCATTTGACCTCAAAGTTGAAATATACCTCTGGGTTTGATACAAATATACATACACTAAAAGGTTCCTTaggtgttttattaaaataactacagatttaattttgtttgaacACAGATACAAGAAAACATCAGAAACCCTGTCTCAGGCTGGTCAGAaggcttctgctgctttttcatctGTTGGTTCAGTCATAACTAAGAAGTTTGAAGATGTCAGGTAGGTTTCTTTAGCTTTTCCCAAGCAGTTGCATTTTTGATTTTAAGCAGGTgatcactgaaataaattatgctGTTAATGTACCTAGACCAACTTTTAGAGGTGCTATCAAGAACCCTCAGCATCCGTTTTAGGAGAGCTGAGCAAATTGCTGCACAGTGTGCTTGTATGTCCTCACTGATGCAGAAGAGTTCTGTGGTGTGTACTGTATATATGCAAGGGAAGCAATGTGTGCTATTACCTCTACTGCTGCTCTTATTTTTCTGGTAGGATTGCAGGTGGCAGTGTCTCTGCCTGCCTCTGTGTGACGCACATAGCACTGTCATCTCTGTTCTCTGACTTTCTCAGCTTGCAGAATACTACATTTAAACAACTAATGTCTTCAActgtttgtggtttggtttagttgttgtgggttttaggttttttttgtttttttcttttttggtcttGTGTGTGGAATCCTTTCaggtgtgttttgtttctttgttagCTGTTTTATGGCATAACAGTGGCTTgatttttattaccttttaaaTAGACTATTGGtactttttaattcttaaatattGGCATGCAACATGTTTTGACTTTGTATCAAATGACACGGCCCTTCATGCAAATTAGGTAAGTTTGGTTGTCATTTTTAGCACTATTGTGAGCTGCATGCAAAGCTCTTTGATGCAATTCAATCATGCTTAGCTTACAATTCTTTGATTATATAATTTTTACTACTGGAACATATAGAACTACTCATCTCTGTTTTTAACTTGTGAACAGTGGATCAAActtatttttcaattatttgaCAAATAAAAATTCACTTATTCTAACAGAATATTGCTGCATTGGAAAGCAGTGTAACAAAATCAGCCCTGTTTTGAAATGCTGCCATTAacctctttcttgctttttgaaGTCTAGTGAGAAAACACTTTGAGGTGCAGCTACACagttacatatttttcttcagatttatcAGAACTCCTTTCTCTCTTTAATGCTTACTCTGGCATTGTGCAGACTACAGGCATTTTCACATTCCTTTAGGTAAGGTGGGCACAAGAATTGTTTCTGAAACTAAGCATGTAGTCAGACTGTCTCCATTAAAATCTTAAGTTTTTTGTCTGTAAAaggtaatatattttttttctagtgttaGTTAATGTAAAACTGAAGCTCTAATGTCAGGGAAGATGTTTCTTCATGCTCACCTGGTAACTATACTAGAACATGAAATCTTGAGGATACATGACAATCAAGTAGTAAGAAAGGAATCTGTTAAAATGAGTCTGCAGGTTTTTCTGTACAGAGACAGAACATGGTTTTGAGGTCAATGGCATGCAgaattcttccttctttttgtctGTACAGTGTCTGTGCCTTGACGGAGTAGAAATTGTCCCTTTTTTATGTCTATTACAATGGTTGTTTAGCATTGTGACTCTAATCAAATCATCTAGAGTCTAAATGTAAAATAGTTTATGCATTCTGTTCATAGCACATCTAGTGAAACAGTCCTTATCTTTGAGCTGATTACCTTAGCAGCTCCAGAAACTGAGTATTTTAGTTACCTTGTCTGCATTGGCTTTTATCTGCCTAGTCTAAGCAAATATTCAATGTTAAGTTTTCAGCAGTTAAAATTCCTGTGTAGCAACTTCTGTCCCTTCCCTCTCATCCTGTCTATGCACACCTCTAAGTCTGGCTTCATCTCTTCTTTATTCTCCCACTACGTAGCTAAAGACAGAAGTAGGATTTCTACAAAGATGTAGGGCTCTGGCTCCTAGAATGTGAACCAGGAGCTGTAGCCCCAGGGGCAGTGCctggggaggagatgggcaGCATCATGGAACACTATCAGAACTCAAAAGCTGAAGTGAGCTCAGTTTGCTCAAGTGCAAGAACAGCAGCCTGTCTGAAATACGTCCTCTTTAGCATCAGTAAGGCAAAGGGAGCCTGGAAGATGTCTCTATACCTTTTGGATACAAAGCTCTGCTACTTAACAGGGTTCACCTTTCTTCCTTAAAGCTGTGGTGTTCCCCTACTAGTATTAGACTATTGCATTTGACAAGGACAAGCACAGACTTACAGCTCTCTTCTGGCTTCAGGAATTTAATACCTTAAAAGAAGAGTGTCCTAATTACTCAAGGTAGCGGTTAGGTGGGTGTTGAGTACTCTCGCTCAGAAACTGGGCCACTGGGAGGGAATGTAACAGGGccagaggagcccatgctgctGGTGTACTCCTCGGAGAGAAGCATGGTGATGGGAATTCAAGGTACTGTTATAAAATTGAGAGAagctgggttaaaaaaaaacaaaagtgagaAGAATTAGCGGTATTCAAGATCTTAGTTGCTTTTAAACAGGAGATTAAAAACCTTGGAGGTTTTTGCTTTCGTGAGGACCAAGTTCATCTGGGGTTCAACCAGTGAAGTCAGGTCCCAAGGTTATGTAAGTATTCAAGTGGTGTCTGCTTTTAAGACTGCACAAGTCTGAATTTTATAAAGTTTTAGGTGCCCAAGTTCTCTCCTGGAAATGAGAATTGATGGGCCTGGTACTTGAACAAATACTGAATATGCAGGTGCATTCTTATTCTTAAACTCTTATTAGGGCTTCTTCATCATGGCTTCGCTTTTCTTGTACTGTTCTAGGTTAGGGGCTTCTCAGCTGTAATGGCATGATTTCTCCTGTGTGGACTACTTCCACGTGTTCCATGCAGCAAAGAGCACATGCAGGTCTTCATTCTTGCACTGCAAAGCGATTTTGGAGGGAGTTGTAAAAGTGAGTAAACCAGCTGGTGGAGCTGTGAACTTGGGAAGCACTGAAATAGACAGGAAGAGAGGACTGGTAGCTTGAAGTCAGTGTGTTATTGCTTCCTTTTTGCGTttgtttcctctgctttttcttatcCTGAAAATGAACTCAGTTTCTTCTTAGGTTTTTCTTAATACCTTTATTCTGCTTTATAAGCACGTCCATATATAAGAACGTCTCCTTTATATGAACTAGCCATCCTTGTGTAGGCAACATCAGTATTATGTGCCAAACAGCAGTAGTACTAAGATGTAGCTCTGGACAAAACTCCTGAGCAATTGTGACTTTGTACTTGGCTCCTCTTACATTGCATCCATATTATGGAGCAGAAGTCCTCATTGCCCTGTCCTGGGATTGTAGAATAACtttctttgcttgctttggAAATCTGATATGATCGTGGGTTCAATGGATCATCATTTATCAGCATACCAGCTGGAAACCTAATTATTACAAAAGCCAATACTAGTGCTTATGCACTCCTAAGCCCCTGGTTTCCAGGCAGGGACTCTGGCATACATCCTtgtgcattttcaaaatgtaagGCAATGTAGTagctataaaaataatcatGGAAAGGGTAAGAAAGCTTTTAATGTCATACAAAATACATGGAAGGCTAGAGAGCAACTTACTGTGCCGTTTTTTTAATAAGCTAGGAGTTTGCTTGTGAGCAGTGTAAAAAGAGCTGCTCTTCCTCAAACTGGCCAACGTGATGGCCTAGCTGAGTGAGTGCTTTGATGTGCCATTCTGTCCTTTGTGAACAGAAATACGAGTTCTCTTCTTTGTAAAGCTTTTCAAGGCTTAATTGTGCTGCTTTGCACTACTTGAAGAACAGGTAAtttgatgttaaaaaaagacCAACTGTACTAATCTAATCCAGTTTTCTTGCAAACGTTCTCttttaccattctgtgataaaaCTATATACTATCTTATGGTGACATTCTACAAAAGGGATACTGAGTATACATAAGCATATTGGGCATCAGGAAGTAAATCCTTCATGAATGTATGACTAGTTCTTCCATTAAATGATCTCGATGAGATTAAACTTCCCTGGACacccatttaaaaaatctgcaatACACCATAGGttgttgtttttcagtgtgAGCACATCTGCAGGTTGTAAATATATATGGGAAGAGAAGTTAACTTTCATCCTCTTTAGCCTTAAACGTCTTGCAGGGAGACACTTCTTGCAGTGTGTGGGGAGGTGACTGAGCACAACTAGACAAAGAGAACTAGTTAGTATCAAGCCTATTCTGTACTAAAACTTGGCACATAACAAGACCAGAACTTGTAGTAATCCACATCACAGAGGGAGGGATATAAATTACACTCCAGAAGGCAAGCATCTTCTGTGTGCTCTGGAAAAGCTTGTGGAAGCCAAACCGACTGTGAAGatgaaacacagcagaaatggGGTTGGGGAAGGGGATGAAACATGGCCACACATCACTGATGTGTGTCAGGACAGTATCTGGCCTTCACTTATCTGTTTCCCAGTATGCTGAACCTACAAACTGACCTTCAGTTGTGCCTCTGCCTTAAGGGATCCTAGCCTTAAGGGAACTTTTTACATGTGTAGTTTTTTTATCACTGTATGCTACTGATGAGCCTCCTGAAAGAATCTCTTAAAACTTGTTCTGCAGAGAACATGGAACCTTTTTCCTTCCGTGAATATATCTTCCATCATGCTGAAATACTAACTGGAGTTTTGGAGGTGCCTCAAATGTGAAGAGATTTCCACCCTGCTTCCCCTGCCCTCCACAGCAATTGCCTGGAAAATATTCTCCTGAAAGATAGAAAGCTCATTCAAAATTTGGCATTCCAAATATAGTTATTAAAACCTGTTATCATCAGTTCTTCTAACTTAAAATTATGGTATTTGACAAGAAAAATTTAACATATAAGACTAAATTGTATCAAGAgtaaacaggttttttttctataatatGGAACTAAATTAGATTCCAGATGGTCTTGAAGCTATTTGGGAGCTCCTATAATCTATATCCTTCTAGGATATAGGATAGTCATCTGCTAGGAGTAGGTGTGTGTTGTCACTAAACAAACAGCAGCTGTATAGCAACTCTGGCAGGTTACAGAAATCCTCTGAATTTCAGAACAGGGTTTAAACTAGGACTTCCTCCTTGCCCCCAGCAtaaacctgaccttgaatataGATTGACGTGACTGCTCTTGCTAGATAATCTATATCGATGAGTAGATAATTTGTGTTGATGAGTATAGAAATCTTACACTGAATTGAAATGGAAGCTTTCTGAAtgtaggaatatttttttcagtaggagGATTAGTTGATTGATAAGACTGTTCACTTTCTACTTGATATCGTCCAAACTGTAAACGCAGCGTGTCTCTCATTGCTTGAGAAACATGACGAGTAGACAGACTCTTGCAGCTAAGCAGAATATGTACAAGCATGGCACTTGAATcgttctaaaaagaaaaaaagttgttgcagcttttgctctgtggtgtgtgtgtgtgtgtgtgcatggctAAGCAATTAAAAAACGCAAAACCAAGCAGTTACTATATAAGACTCTATAAGACTTTTCGGCTATTTACCGAAGATCATATCCAGAAGTCAGCTCTCTAAGCCAATTTCCACTCAGTCTATCACTTAAACTAACTTCtcgctttcttttttcttaatgctgGCATTTAGTATACGCTCCATACAACATTCAATTAGCATGCCTATTATGAGGTAATGTATGCATAATCCAGCTgttgggtttatttcttttcatgtgtGGAATCAAGTCAAATTTAACTTAAGTGAACTaatacacatttaaaacaaaaccaaaaaacccacccaacttTGTAATGGGTTGCCCATACCTACATATAGGATAAAATCTGTTACATTCTGCTTAATAGTCATGGTTATCTCATATCTGGAACATGACCAAGTGCACTTTCCTGCGGTTTGGAGAACGATAACTTTTCCCTGCCTGTTAGAAATGTAATGTTACTCAAGGATCCCAAGTTTAAAAGGCAATAGCTTGCATCTCTAACGGTGAAAGTAAGAAATATCGTGGTTTCACAAAAAGTCTCTGGCTGATTTGGAGTGCttgcctttcctctccccttgcCTGGCATTCTGTCCCTCCATCTCCCGAGAGAGGTATCTGTCACTGTGCTTTCCCAAATGAAAGAGCGCTGCTAAGCTTGGCTGACCTACACAAATACCAAgcaaagggggaagggaagcttAAGACCTCTTTTGAAAAAACCCTCCTGTCTTTCATCTTTATATAATATTTCTGAGTCTGCTATGAATCCCTAGTCCTGGTCCACTGAAGGCAAGCATTTTCCATCCTGCATAAAGGCAGAAAAGGTGTATAAGGTATTGCACAAATTTGCAAATGGCAGTGGCAGCTAGTCAGACCATTAAGCCGCTCTTCTGACGCTAATAAATAATATGCCCTCAGCACTGAAAATCCCAAGCTGTCCTGCCCTTGACAGGCGGAACCTACCATTTGTAATCATGGCTGTCTCCAGCACTTAAAAGGCAAGGGGGATTCTCCCTTAAATTTAACATGCTAGCAGAGAATTCACTGCAAACCACATTTTGCTAACTGAACACATAGCCTATTAAATTAGTTTTCCGATAGCAAGTGAAAATACTCTGACAAGCTTTCTTCTGCAATAATGTATTGGGCTGACCAGAAGTGATGACTAAGCTTTTCTGAACAAATCCTTTAAGCCAGAAACTTGTTTGAAATCACTGAGAATAATAAGCTAAGCCTAAAATACTTGCTAGCTCTCCCTTCCATATTGTGGTGAAAGATCCTATCACTGAGCCTGGCAATGCTTAGTTGCCAAAGATACACATCAGCTGCAACTTGAGCgtgtttgaattttaattttgtagtaCTTGGGGAGATCCAGATCTAAACGATTTTTAGGCTACCCTTAAAAAAGAGCCCCCAACAAACAAAATTCATGTTGACACGGGGGAAAAGCCACTATCTGCTTCTTTTCTGATATTTAGACTAACCAGATAAGTTTTTAAttgtgtgtttcctttttttattttcctagaaaTTCTCCGACTTTCAAATCCTTTGAGGAAAAAGTTGAAAACTTAAAGGTAAGCATTCCTAAAACTTAGCCTTGGTGATTGTGGAGCTGTGGATGTGGAGAAAAGACTAAGTGGACCCTGGGTAGCCTGTTTTTTAGTTATTGGTAAACTGCTGAAGGTGCTTAAATCGTAtctttttttaagtactgtGGAAAAAGTTTCTCTGCCTAATGATTTGAGAACAAAAACATAGGCTTCCTGCACCTCTTACAGGGGATGCCTTTAACTAGAAGGACTACCAGCTAGCTAACCTGCACAAACAGCTAGTATAACATATCTATTATTATCGTATTACAGTATTAGTATTATTATCCAAAATGCTCTAGGCTTTTATTTCCATGCCTTCCTAAGGACTAGTATTTTATACAGGATTATAGCTTGGGATGTTTCTCTTATTTCTGGCATAAAATATGCAAGGTCTTTGTACCTTAATTTGAAATTTACTCACAAAAGTCTTAGGTGCCTGAAACAACCATTAATAGCTTCTCCAGGTAAAAAAATCACTACAAAAATAACTAATCATGTAACTGGAACCAGATTTGACTGTTCTCATGGGCACACCGGATTGGATGAGAGGCATGGAAGCAATAGTAATGGGAACTAGGCATTTCCTTGCAAAATAATTCGCATCAACACTTTGGCCATCCCACAGGGTGTGTACTGTAAAGGGAAGTGAAAAGACAAACACATCACCTGGAGAAAGTAAAATAGTTCCTGTGTTCCACTGAAGatctccagagctgcagctgagacTGCAAACTGCTCAAGGTTATTTTCCTGAGCAATACAGAAGTGAGATTTAACTCTGAATTTTTCAAAGCCTGAATGGCTTGAAAAACCTGTGTACCTGTATATGTTTTTAACTGAGGGTGCCTCAACCACCAGACTCCCTGGAATCAGGGCTACT contains the following coding sequences:
- the TPD52 gene encoding tumor protein D52 isoform X1; translated protein: MLRWKKRTVACSEFSGMDLYEDYKSPFDFNTGVNRNYLYLSPSINLSPPGSPTLAKSGLLRSDSIPEVGEDAAATVDMAETLTEEEQDELRKELAKVEEEIQTLSQVLAAKEKHLAEIKRKLGINSLQELRQNITKSWQDVTSTTVYKKTSETLSQAGQKASAAFSSVGSVITKKFEDVRNSPTFKSFEEKVENLKSKVGGSKPAGGDFGEVLNSAANASATETIAEQTQEETH
- the TPD52 gene encoding tumor protein D52 isoform X2 gives rise to the protein MEPPRDSGLLRSDSIPEVGEDAAATVDMAETLTEEEQDELRKELAKVEEEIQTLSQVLAAKEKHLAEIKRKLGINSLQELRQNITKSWQDVTSTTVYKKTSETLSQAGQKASAAFSSVGSVITKKFEDVRNSPTFKSFEEKVENLKSKVGGSKPAGGDFGEVLNSAANASATETIAEQTQEETH